Proteins found in one Oncorhynchus tshawytscha isolate Ot180627B linkage group LG25, Otsh_v2.0, whole genome shotgun sequence genomic segment:
- the LOC112224397 gene encoding aconitate hydratase, mitochondrial, producing MATYCLTVARLQLALGQGVRRLHVSAAFNAKAKVSMSRFEPSNFVNYEKLNENVNIVRKRLNRPLTLSEKIVYGHLDDPVGQDIARGRTYLRLRPDRVAMQDATAQMAMLQFISSGLPQVAVPSTIHCDHLIEAQIGGAKDLARAKDINAEVYNFLASAGAKYGVGFWKPGSGIIHQIILENYAYPGVLLIGTDSHTPNGGGLGSICIGVGGADAVDVMAGIPWELKCPNVIGVKLTGKLSGWTSPKDVILKVAGILTVKGGTGAIVEYHGPGVDSISCTGMATICNMGAEIGATTSVFPYNHRMKTYLEKTGRGDIAALADDYADLLVPDVGCEYDSMVEINLDELKPHINGPFTPDLAHPMADIGATAVKNGWPLEVKVGLIGSCTNSSYEDMGRSASVAKQALDKGLKCKAAFTITPGSEQIRATIERDGYSKILGDVGGMVLANACGPCIGQWDRRDVKKGEKNTIVTSYNRNFTARNDANPATHAFVASPEIVTALAIAGTLDFNPEVDYLTAANGEKFKLKPPSADELPKLDFDPGQDTYQHPPAEGGSKLRVDVSPTSTRLQLLEPFDKWAGGDLEDLQILIKVKGKCTTDHISAAGPWLKFRGHLDNISNNMLIGAVNIENDGVNKIKNQLTGDYGGVPDVARHYKANGLSWVVVGDDNYGEGSSREHAALEPRHLGGRCIIVKSFARIHETNLKKQGMLPLTFQNPADYDKIRPDDKISIKGLATFAPGKPLSTVVKHSDGTKDEFQLNHTFNETQIEWFQAGSALNRMKELQ from the exons ATGGCCACATACTGTCTCACCGTTGCCAGGCTGCAG CTTGCCCTGGGCCAGGGTGTGCGGCGCCTGCACGTGTCTGCAGCCTTCAATGCCAAGGCCAAAGTGTCAATGAGCCGCTTTGAGCCCAGCAACTTCGTCAACTATGAGAAGCTCAATGAGAATGTCAACATTGTGCGCAAGAG ACTCAACCGTCCCCTCACCCTCTCAGAAAAGATTGTCTACGGCCATCTGGATGACCCTGTGGGGCAGGACATTGCCAGGGGCCGTACATACCTGCGTCTGCGGCCGGACCGCGTGGCCATGCAGGACGCCACGGCCCAGATGGCCATGCTGCAGTTCATCAGCAGTGGCCTGCCCCAGGTGGCCGTGCCCTCCACCATCCACTGTGATCATCTGATCGAGGCCCAGATTGGAGGAGCCAAGGACCTGGCAAGGGCAAAG GATATTAATGCGGAGGTGTATAACTTCCTGGCCAGTGCTGGAGCTAAATATGGAGTGGGCTTCTGGAAACCAGGCTCTGGCATAATCCATCAG ATCATCCTGGAGAACTATGCCTACCCAGGGGTGTTGCTGATTGGCACAGACTCTCACACACCCAATGGTGGCGGACTGGGCTCCATCTGCATTGGAGTGGGAGGGGCTGATGCTGTTGATGTCATGGCTGGCATCCCCTGGGAGCTCAAGTGTCCCAAT GTTATTGGGGTGAAGCTGACAGGCAAGCTGTCAGGATGGACATCCCCCAAGGATGTGATCCTTAAGGTTGCTGGGATTCTGACCGTGAAGGGAGGTACTGGAGCCATTGTGGAGTACCACGGACCTGGGGTGGACTCCATCTCCTGCACag GAATGGCCACTATCTGCAACATGGGGGCTGAGATTGGAGCCACTACCTCTGTGTTCCCCTATAACCACCGCATGAAAACCTACCTGGAGAAGACTGGCCGTGGAG ACATTGCTGCCCTGGCTGACGATTACGCTGACCTGCTGGTTCCTGACGTGGGCTGTGAGTATGACTCAATGGTCGAGATCAACCTAGATGAG CTGAAGCCCCACATCAACGGGCCCTTCACCCCTGACCTGGCCCACCCCATGGCAGACATTGGGGCCACGGCAGTGAAAAATGGCTGGCCCCTGGAAGTCAAAGTGG GTCTGATTGGCAGCTGCACCAACTCCAGTTATGAGGACATGGGCCGCTCTGCCTCCGTGGCCAAACAGGCCCTGGACAAAGGTCTGAAGTGCAAGGCTGCGTTCACCATCACCCCCGGGTCTGAACAGATTCGCGCCACAATCGAGCGAGATGGATAT TCCAAGATCCTTGGTGATGTTGGTGGAATGGTCCTGGCCAACGCCTGTGGACCCTGCATTGGACAGTGGGACAG GCGTGATGtgaagaagggagagaagaacACCATCGTCACATCTTACAACAGGAACTTCACCGCCAGGAATGACGCCAACCCAGCCACACATGCCTTTGTCGCCTCCCCTGAG ATCGTCACAGCCCTGGCCATCGCAGGAACCCTGGATTTCAACCCCGAGGTTGATTACCTTACGGCCGCCAATGGAGAAAAGTTCAAGCTAAAGCCCCCCAGTGCAGACGAGCTGCCCAAGTTGGACTTTGACCCCGGTCAGGACACCTACCAGCACCCCCCTGCCGAGGGTGGCTCAAAGCTGAGGGTGGACGTCAGCCCCACCAGCACCCGGCTGCAGCTGCTGGAGCCCTTTGACAAATGGGCCGGAGGTGACCTTGAGGACCTGCAAATCCTCATCAAG gtgaaggGGAAATGCACCACAGACCACATCAGTGCCGCTGGTCCATGGCTCAAGTTCCGTGGTCACCTTGACAACATCTCCAACAACATGCTAATTGGAGCAGTCAACATCGAGAACGACGGCGTCAACAAGATCAAGAACCAGCTGACAGGAGATTACGGCGGTGTGCCTGACGTCGCCCGTCATTACAAG GCCAACGGTCTGTCATGGGTGGTTGTGGGAGATGACAACTACGGTGAGGGATCCAGCAGAGAGCATGCAGCCCTGGAGCCCAGGCACCTGGGAGGAAGATGCATCATTGTCAAGAGCTTTGCCAGGATCCACG AGACAAATCTGAAGAAACAGGGAATGCTGCCCCTGACCTTCCAGAACCCCGCTGACTACGACAAGATCCGCCCAGACGACAAGATCTCCATCAAAGGACTTGCAACCTTCGCCCCAGGAAAG CCCCTGTCTACAGTAGTGAAGCACAGTGATGGCACCAAAGATGAGTTCCAGCTGAACCATACCTTCAACGAGACACAGATCGAATGGTTTCAGGCCGGCTCGGCCCTCAACAGAATGAAAGAGCTCCAGTAA
- the csdc2a gene encoding uncharacterized protein csdc2a isoform X2, whose product MILESFKKNESFPNCPSLVPPPFSLFFSFCALIIQTDPFVQRNHIQEEGILSTSVHCIVISLYNYRHITVKSQDINTFDRKQSNILRIDGEYVPMEGDEVTYKVCSIPPKNQKIQAMEVVITHLAPGTKHETWSGQIISS is encoded by the exons ATGATTCTCGAGTCGTTCAAAAAGAACGAATCGTTCCCGAACTGCCCATCACTCGTACCCCCgcccttctctcttttcttttcattttgCGCCCTCATCATCCAGACAGACCCGTTTGTGCAGCGAAACCACATACAAGAGGAAGGTATTCTCTCCACATCTGTGCATTGTATTGTTATTTCATTATATAATTATCGTCATATAACAGTTAAGAGTCAAGACATCAACACGTTTGATCGAAAACAGAGTAACATTTTACG TATCGATGGAGAATACGTGCCCATGGAAGGTGACGAGGTCACGTACAAAGTCTGTTCCATCCCCCCCAAGAACCAGAAGATCCAGGCGATGGAGGTTGTCATCACCCACTTGGCCCCAGGAACCAAGCATgagacctggtctggacagaTCATCAGCTCCTAG
- the csdc2a gene encoding cold shock domain-containing protein C2 isoform X1 has product MADSDPSSPSDPPRPLSSPRTPLSLSFPFLREGSRVWERERKPPLMPGELPSPLPTKRTRTYSATVRARSGPVYKGVCKTFYRSQGHGFIKPSNGGEDIFVHISDIDGEYVPMEGDEVTYKVCSIPPKNQKIQAMEVVITHLAPGTKHETWSGQIISS; this is encoded by the exons ATGGCTGATTCAGACCCCTCGTCCCCCTCCGATCCCCCACGGCCACTGAGCTCCCCCcgcacccctctctccctttcattcCCCTTCCTCAGGGAGGGAAGTCGGGTgtgggagagggaaaggaaaccCCCCCTGATGCCAGGCGAGCTGCCAAGCCCTCTGCCCACCAAACGCACCCGCACATACTCCGC tacgGTGCGGGCCAGATCAGGCCCAGTGTATAAGGGTGTGTGTAAGACCTTCTACAGGTCCCAGGGTCATGGCTTTATAAAGCCCTCCAACGGTGGAGAGGACATCTTTGTACACATCTCTGA TATCGATGGAGAATACGTGCCCATGGAAGGTGACGAGGTCACGTACAAAGTCTGTTCCATCCCCCCCAAGAACCAGAAGATCCAGGCGATGGAGGTTGTCATCACCCACTTGGCCCCAGGAACCAAGCATgagacctggtctggacagaTCATCAGCTCCTAG